A single window of Nyctibius grandis isolate bNycGra1 chromosome Z, bNycGra1.pri, whole genome shotgun sequence DNA harbors:
- the COX19 gene encoding cytochrome c oxidase assembly protein COX19, which translates to MSTAMNFSSKSFKPRPPDKGAFPLDHFGECSAFKERFMECLRDSGYESGACRQRAMAYLQCRMERQLMANEPLEKLGFKDLIDEKSEAKPEKL; encoded by the exons ATGTCCACCGCCATGAACTTCAGCAGCAAGAGCTTCAAACCGCGGCCGCCGGACAAGGGCGCCTTCCCGCTGGATCATTTCG GGGAGTGCAGTGCCTTCAAGGAGCGGTTCATGGAGTGCCTCCGCGACAGCGGCTACGAGAGCGGGGCCTGCCGGCAGCGCGCCATGGCCTATCTGCAGTGCCGCATGGAGAG GCAACTTATGGCTAACGAACCACTGGAAAAATTGGGATTTAAAGATCTGATAGATGAGAAATCAGAAGCGAAACCTGAAAAGTTGTAA